Genomic window (Lutra lutra chromosome 6, mLutLut1.2, whole genome shotgun sequence):
CCTtcagttaccccatctctccTATAACTTTCACATCTTCTTCACCACTGGTGCCCTCTCTAAACCTGATGAAGCCCTGTCTCCCTATCTTAAGACATCAACAAGTCCTAGATAGTTGTcctgtctcttccctcccctgcacAGTCCAGCTCTTTGAACCAGGGGCCTacactttttcttctccttgactCCACTCACACTGCTCCTCATCTCTCCATGAGGTTGCCAGTGATGTCCTAATGGCCACGCCAGTAGAGTTTTTAGTTGGTCTTTGGTTACTTCCTTCTTTAATGCTGGCATCTTCCCTTTGgactcctctgccctcctccctatTCCCATGGTATTCCCCACCATTCTAGGTTCGTCCCTTTATCTGACTTCCCTCTCTTCTGGGAATCTGGCATCCACAGCCAGTCCTCAAGCCTCACCTCTGCAAACAACACTCAGAACTCTCTCCAGCTCAGATCTCAAGTAATGAGATTTCCCATCTATCCCTGGGACAGCCCTGCCTGGTCAGCCATAGACATTCTTCACATAGCATATCCCAAACCCAACTCACTGTCACTCACTTCATCCTCCTCTGTAGTCTCTCTTGATCAACCAGTTGCCTAAGCCAGAAACTGGGAGTCATGCAGACCTCGTTCTGCTCACTCCCACACAACGAACCAAGTCCTGTCTTTCTATTTTAATGTCATTGTGAAATCCATACCCTTCTTCATGCCCAGGGCTGCCACCTGAATATACTCTCCTCATTTCCTCCCTGGTTGACTCATAGCCCCACCTCATCCTCttgcccctgccctcctccctgaaGCCAGAGGGGTCCTCCCCAAATGCAAACCTCCTCCTCACAACCTGTATTCCAGAGTTCCAGGATGTCTTTCCAGGACCTTTTCTTGGACCCATGGGCCTTGGCTTTGGGTACAAGGTGCTGGCAGCACTCTGCCTACCTTCCAGACTTGTCTCTGGTACTCCACATGTGCACAGCCTGGCAGCCTGGGAGAGATTCTCCCCAGCctccaaatacatttttgtgCCAGGCAAGTCCTTCTTTCCGGATcacccttttttccttctccccactaCCTTCCTGCCTAATAATTCTTCATCCCCAAGACTCAGCTGAAATGTAGTCATTTCTGGGAAGCCATTCCTGACCCTCTTTGCCTACCCCTGCatacattttgattttgatgCTGTAGGCAGTCTCCTTATTTATCTCTTAGCAATCACACCCTGTAAATTGTTCCATCACAACCTGTATTTCAGTTTCAATGTACTGTGAGTTCCCTGCTCTCAGGAGACTGACCCTTTTTATATTACTGCTAAGCCTcagtaaatgagtgaatgaaaatgaatgtccCTGGAAGcgttacttcttcctttctatcaACTAGGGGTGGGTTGGTAATCTACCACTTTCTGAATCATCTGACATTTAGATAATGAGTGATCCACCCTACTCTTTCTTCTCTATGTCACATATGCTCCCCACAATAGAAATTCTATCCTGTCCATCTTGCACCCAAACACCTATAATAGGGCTGGGCAATGACTCAGTAAGTGCCTAATGAGGGTTTGATGAATGAAAGACTAACCTCAACCTCAGATTTCAGCCCTGCCCCTATCCCAGTTAAGACACCAGCCACAGCCCAGTCTAAAAGGTCAGTTCTGTTTTATTAGTTCTGTGGAAGAGGACTCACCCAGTGGACTCTATCATTTTTCCCACACTAAGCCCTCCCCCCCCATCTTGGGGCCCTCTCCCCACTACTATACCTATTCACCGTCCTCTATCTAAGCCTCCTTCCGCTTCTACTCCCTATGCTGCCCAAACATTGGCCAGCCAGAACCCTAAGGCCAGGAGCTCAGCTGTGGGGACGCGTGctgagcaccaggcagagggagctgagCCCGGCGCCTGCCTTCTCCAGTTCTGAGCAGGACACAGGTACCAGGGTGACATCAGAGAGCTTCTGCAATGCCTGCAGGAAGAACACGAAATGGGAGAGGGGAGTAAGACTCTGAGGCCACAGCCAGGCCCTTCTTGGAGCCGGCCATGCTTCTAGAGAAGGTACCCCTTCTTTGTCCCACTAGGAAGGCTCGAGACTCCTTCCTCTGGTTGTTGTTAGTAGTGGAGCTCTTGCCTCCTCTCACCTCCTGGCTATTGGGCAGGTCCCCGCCTCCACGGTGCAGGACAAAAGGGGGCACACCAGGCAGCCCAGGTCGCAAAAAGAGACAGTCAGCAGCTGCATCATCTGGGAGAGTCAGGGACGCATAGGGGTGGTCTGTCAACACTGCCATCGcctgaggaagggaaaaagaggaagtgGTCAAGTCTCTGAGCCTCCCCACAACTGAGTCTGGTGGCCCTACCACCACTAAGGGCTGGGAACACAGTTACATTTGTTGCATGATAATGATAGCAAGTACTTGCCCTtagtatgtgtcaggcactgttctaagcattttagtGACTTTTGTTAAGTTCCACCTCAGACCCACATGCAGTTCTTACTACCTGCAgccctcttctccccttctccagcCCCCACCAGTCCATGTCATCCATCCTTCCTCATTGCTTAGATGCCACATTTGAGAAGTTTCTTGAAACTCGGGAAGACGATGTTAATTGACTGTGTTTCCTGTCCTGCCATAGTAACTTCTTGCTTTCTGACGTGTTTTCATACCAGATGGACAGTTCCATGAGGGCGGGGGTTGGAATTAAGTCTCTGAACCTCCCGGCTTTCAGCCTTAAGGGCCAAGAGCCACGCCCACTTTTGTTGGCCCCACCCTCCTCACCCTGACAGCCTTTTGAGCAGCCTCGCTGCTACCAGCCACGACCGTGCGGGGTCCCCCCATGCCGCAAAGGCCGCGCAGGTGGGAGGAGCTCGAGACCGGCACTGTGGAGACAGCGAAGTCCTAGGGGCAGCAAAAGAAATTATTCAGGGACGCGGGAGGGATGGGGGATTCCCTCAAACACAGGTTGCTCTGGGCTCCTTTCTACTCCGCGCCCCCTCCGTGCGCCCCTCCCACCCAATCCGCTCCCCGCTTCCCCAGCAAGAAGCTGGTCCCGCTCCTCACTCGGAACGTGTCTGCCACGATCTCAGCTCCTCGGTGATTGGTCCACTTGGAGAGGCCTACGAAAAACTCCCGACCTGAGCCCAGGGAGGCCGCGGAGGTTTGAGAGCCAGAGTGAGTTGGAAACAAGGCCCAAAATGGCCTAGtctccccagctctgcttccCAATGCAAAGCCCAGGGATGTAGGCACCTCAGCCTCACCCGTAAAGAGAACATCAGTGCCATCCAACGTCGCGTTCTCATCCCCCATCTCCACAATCCGGAGCCCAAGGTCCTGAAGGGCTTTGCGGACTCCATCGACCTTAGGGCAGGAAAGAGGGCGCGGGGCAGAGACATTCCCAACCATAACTCTTAAAGCCCCGCACGTCCAGCTACTCCTTTCCCCTTACCCCCCAAACCGCGCCGCGGCGCTCACCTCCGGTCTGCGGGAGGGGCTCCAGGGACGCGTAATTAGGGCCGTGTCCCCTTGGATCACGGCGGTGTCACCGAGGAGCGGTCCCAGCGGCAGCGACTCTTCAGGAGGCAGTTCTAGCAGCTGCAGCCCCAACCGCTGCCTCAGTTTACCCCCCAGCACCCCGTGCTCCCTCTGAGCTTTAGCTAGGTCCAGAGCCGGGAGGCCAGCCCCCGCACCCTCCCCCGAAGCCAGGCTCTCCGGGACCCCCCGGATCAGGGCATGGGAGCAGCggcccagcccctctcctggcGTCCCCATCCCATCCACACAGTCTCCCCCTCCAGCCGCGCTGAtttcttagttttctctttttacttcacCTGTCTGGGATAAGAGAAAAGGGGAGTGGggttggcagagaaagagacaggcaCAGAAGGGCGTAGGGGGGTGGTTAAGAGCGCCCGGGTCTTCCTTCTGCCATCTCCGGGCGCCCCTCCCACTtcgccccaccccctccagacCTTCCTCTCCTGCCGACCCCATTCCACCCCGCACCCTTCTGGGTCTGGTCTGCTTCTTTGGAAGGAGTCCGAGGAACAAGACCCGGACCCCTAATTTTCACAACACCTGTTGCCCCAGTTAGGGGGCTTTGCGAGGTCCCTGCTAGGCGCCCCTCTTGGCAGCCGCTAGGATGCGCTCACTCCCCAAAAATGCAACGGTCCCGCCCCCTTAACCCTCAGCTGCTCGCTGCCATTGGGACCCGAAGTGCGGCGAGGGACCCAAAGGGGTTATGGGACaggaggaggcagctggggagAGAGTCAAGGCCTGGAAGATGGAAGTCCTGAATGCCCAAacgagaaaagaaaagaggggtaaCGAGGGAGAAATTAGAATCTAAGGAGTTAAATCTCCCTCCACCCGGGCCGGTCCCGCTGCCCCTAGCGCGACCCAGTATAAACCAGACCGAGTCCCCAAGGACTGGGAGAGGTCTAAAACGAAATCCAAGGGGCGGGGAAACCGGGGGCGTGGTCCCAGGGAGCGGCTGCCACTCCCGGCTCCAGGACCCCGTCTCCTGGTCCATCTTCCCCAAAGTCTACCCCGCTCAGCTCCGCACCCAAATTTCGGCCTCCTGCACTCTGTCCGTTGCAGGCACGGACCCGGCATCCTCAAGCTTCAACCCGCGCACGGTCCAGAGGACATCTCCAACCCCTAGACTTACCTCCAGTTGCCACCCCGACTCCTGCGTTCTGTGATCTTGGCTGGGGCCCCACCCCCCTGAGGACAGAGTTGGAGAAGGGAGTCCTAGTCTTCAAGCCTCGGGGACTGGAGCTCTTTGCTTttgaggggtccctgggtagGCGAGCTCAAGGACTACGGTGGGGCGGGGGCGCGACGGTCTGGCGGCTCCCGGGCATTGTCTAAGCGGGACGGGGCGGGGCTCCTAGAGACCACGCCCATTCCGCCCTGCTACGCCGCGCCCACTCCAGGGGGACTTCGCTCCCCTCCTCAGAACTTGGCCCCGCCCCGTGAGTGTTGCCCAGGCCCACCCAGATCTGGCTGGCCCCGGCGGCTGGGCTGCAAACGCGACATGGACCACAAGACAGCGTTACGGTGGACCGGCACGAAGAATGGAAGCCTGACCACCAATACCCCTCTCCTAATTTCCTCGCTTCTGCCTTGAGCTCAAGGTCACTGACCCACCTCTCATTCCCGTGTTAGCCACACTCAAGACCCCTTTGTGTAAAACGacactttattttcattctgtattttattactgaaatacATTGTCCTACCCGCACCACCCCACAATAAAAATCTTACCTAGATTCCCCATCTTTCCCTTCAGCCCCCCAGCCAGCCCTGCACAAGTGCTCCAGGATTCTCTGCCCACTGGCTGTTTTGGAGTGTGTCCCTTGGATAGCCACGTGGAAACCAGCTGCTGCCTTTGTGCAGAGGGAGACGGAGCCTCAGAAAGCACTTATTTGAGGGCCTTGGCCACTTGCTCGTAAGCCAGCTCGATCTCCTCATCATCTGGACAGGTGGAGGCAAACTCTTCCCGAGCATAGGCATTGCGCAGGTACCGATGGACTCCTCGGAACACCTCTGGGATGGAGAATCCCCTGTACTTCTTACATAccacctgggggtggggagaggagagggatcaATGGGATCAACATGTCAGCCTCAGGGGAGCAGCCCTGGCGGCTAGGCTCTTGGgtctttcccttctcccaagaCTTCCAGGATGAAATCTAGCCTTCCTGACCAGGCATTCAAGAACCCCTGCTATCTGGCTTCTCTTCCTGTGATTCTTCTCTCCTATATGAATCATCCAACTGGCTTTCTTAACTCACGATCTTCTGTCTTCACCCTTCCTCTCCACTCACTGAAATCCTGGCCATTTTTAACCAGCTCCTTTTCAGACCACCCCGTTCCATGGTGCTATTGCTCTCTTCTTGAttttactgagatgtaattcacacaGAAAATTCTCCACTTGAATTTCCACAGTGACTTTTGTCCCTATTTTTCATTTGGCTTTTAATCATGTTTTGTTACTTAACTTTCATGTGACTGTTCTATCTTCCTGGCTAGATTTCAAATCCTTTGAGGGCAAGGACCAATCGTCAGTCATCCATCTTTATTGTCTTTCAGTGCTTAGTACACAGATGTTCAATACAGAGGTCTGTGCAGACTGACATTAGGCCCATGTTTCACAAACTAAACCATAGCTTTGAGGCTGAGTCAAAAACATGGGAACCAGCAGTTTTCATCTTTCATCACAAGACAGAATGGAGACCAATGCTATAAAGAGTTAAAGCTCTGATTTTAGGAAAAGCCTGCTTTGTGTGATGTGGGGATTTGGCAGCGATAGAGACAGGAAGAGCACTCTTGACAACAACATTGGGATATGTTACTCCCGGCCAGTCTGCACCCACAGCCTGTATCACCGAATGTTAATTCTCTAAAGCAACAGCCTTGAAGCAATGACTGGTGAGAAGGAATGGGGTGTGTCTGCTATTGATGGCAATCCATGGAAACCATCCTAAGAAAGAAATCACCTTTGGAGTCATTGTCATAGGGAACCTGTGTGGGAGCTTCTTCAAGAGCCATCCCAGAGGCCACCCTCTACTCATACAATGACCACCCACCTGTACTATGTGGAGCTTTGGCAACAGGTTGCAGTCAGCAAGAGTGAGCTCATTGCCATCCAGAAACTTCCTCTGAGAGATGCCCTCATCCTCAGCACTGGTCTCATCCACTTCTTCTGGGAGGGGGGATGTCAAGTAATTGTCTAAAACTTTCAGGGCTTTCAGGAGCCCCTTCTCCAGATCTGTGCAAGAAAGGGGAATTGGTAAGAACATCAGGAGAGCAACATAGTCCAGGAGGGCCTGGGGAGTGGAGCCAGTCCAAATAATAGTATCTGACATGAATGTAGTTCATTTTCCATGTGTTATTTTAAGCACTTTACGCACAAAAACTCTTAATTCTCACATCAACCCATGAAACAGGCATTGTTAGCCTCATTTTATGGATCTGGAAATGGatttacagagaaattaaatgaactGCCCAAATTCACCCAGCTAGTAGGGTTTAATCTAGCTAGGGAAGGTGTAGGCTGTCTGGATCTAGAGtcattgttgttgctgttgtttttaagattttatttatttgacagagagagagcaccggggagagggagagagaggaacagactcctgctgagcagggagccagatgggatGTGGGGcagattccaggactctgggatcatgacctgacccgaaggcagacccttaacagacttagccatccaggtgcccccccttttaagattttatgtatttatttgacagacagagatcacaagtaggcagagaggcaggcagagagagaggaggaagcagcctccctgctgagcaaagagccccaatgtagggctccatcccaggaccctgggatcatgacctgagctgaaggcagaggctttaacccactgagccacccaggcgccccaccccccttttttaaagatttatttatttgagaaaaagagcatgagccggagggaaaaggagaagcagtctccccaccaagcagggatcccatgaccccaagacagtgacctgagctaaaggcagacacccaaccaactgagccacccaggtgcccaaagagtCACTGTTTTTAAGCACAACCCTCTTCTGCCATGAAACAGGCCAGTAGCCAACCCAACTAACACAGTGGTACATGAGAGGCTAGGTGACAGACAAAGAGAAACTTAAAGTCAAAGGCAATGAAAATGCAAGGAAATATTgagtttaaacaaaaataagggggctggggtgggaggcagtgaGGGTTTGCCACCATCTGCTCCATCTCCCCAATATCGGAAtttccaggtgcccctaatgccTCCCAATCCCTGGATCTTCTCCATTCCTCCTAGCACCCTGGCCTCCAACCCTTGAGACTCACTATCATTGAGTGCTGGGTTTGAATTCTTGATGTAAGCAGAGAATTTGGCAAATATGTCCAGCCCCGCCGTGTTGGACTCAGGGTTCAGAGCTGCCAGCTTGGGGTACCTGAAAGCCAGTAGGAGAAACAGGAGACGCTATCTTCCGGGGAGGAGCCTTAGCTCCCGTGCTCCGGCCCCCCACCAttttggttttccatttcttccacctCCCTCTTCCCTAGAATCTCCCAGCTACCCAACCCTTCCTTTCCAAGTGTCCCTGTACCTGGGAGGGCAAAGAACCGCCTCTAGGAACTCTTCAATCTTGTTGGTGTCTGTGTGCACTTCCGTGCCGTACAGCAGGAATGGGAGCTGCCCTCCTGGACACAGCTTCTGCACTGTCTCCGTCCTCCTGAGAACAGGCCAGGCATCAGGACAGGAAAATGGGGTCGGGGAGAATCAGAAAGGGGAGCTGAAGCatgtggaaagaaaaaggagCTCTGGGTggagggcgggggcagggggaaagcCACAGGATGAAAGGACTAGGATGGGTGAGCGCGCACGCAAACGGGGTGTTAGAGGAACAGAAATTGGCCCACCTCTTGGTGTCAACAGTGGTGACGTTGAAGGTGACTCCCTTGAGCCAGAGCACCATGAACAGTCTCTGGGAGAAGGGGCAGTTCCCAATCTTGGCCCCATCACTGCCAGCCTGAAAAGTAACCCCCACCCCAAGGTTAGGCCTGGTATACTCCACCTACCACAGGCCATTCTCTGCTCACCCCCCCTCCCAGATCACACCGTTTTCTGCCTAATCATGACACACAGTCTCAGGGCTAACAGCTCTCCCCAGACATGGGCTCTCCACTCTGGAGGCGGAGTAAACCTAAGGGCAGATTAGCGGGGAAGTTTTCTGCAAAGGTCAGCTTCTGGTTCCCCACAGAGTTCAGGACAGCTGGGAGGTAAGCAGAGGGATTGCGTTTGGGAGAACTCGGGAGGATCTGGACCCTAGAGAGGGAAGACAGTGTTACCTGCTAtcctaagcactttacatacaaAAGCGTATTTAACTCTCCCAAATCCCTAGAGAGGGACTTTGGTGAGGCCAGGGTTGTAGGCTAGAGGCCTGGATTCCTGGATTCCTGAATGGAGTAGAGCCTGAGAATGGGCAAGGTACCATGGGGTTTGGAAGCCAGAGTTCTGGTTCTCTATACCTCCACCCTCCTCCTGGCAGCTGGGTGGGGAGTCAAGGGGCCCAGAGCCTCTAAAGATGTAGAGGGCTTTGCAGAGGGGGGCTGCCCTCTAATTGGCAAGTGGTGACCTCATCCCCCAAGGGACCTCCCCCTGGGCTGAGAGTGATTCATCTCACACTGTCTCTGCCTCAGCGGCTTCCTTCCTGGcaaggagtgggggcagggacctGTGAGGCTGAGGCCTGGGCAGCGGAGGGccaccttcctcttccccacacaCTACTTGCGGGGTCTCCCAACACATGGCCCCGGCTCCAGATGACTCTCCTCACACTGGACCCAAGGCCAGACTCTGTAGGGCAGCCTCACCCACGAATAAAAATAGCCCTTGAGGCGAGTGTGAGTGAGGTGGGGACCACACCTAAGGGGGGCGGACCCAGCCGCGgctgggcacagggagaaggaatgGCTTCCCCAGAAGCCCCAAGCAGCAAGGAGGGAAAAAGCAGCAGGAATGCACAAAGAAGGACGAACAAAGGGGGGAAGTGGAGAGAAAGGCGGCAGGAAAGTGAAGGGTGGGGAGAATGTGCAAACAAGGAGGCACAGACGGAGAGGGAGGTGCAGAGATGAGGTCCGGGATTGGGTAAGAATGccccagcagtggggaggggagcagagcagagagagtgaaGTCCGCTAGTCCGATGTCTGCGCTTTCATCTCCAAAGGCCAAAGGACCACCGTTCCTCATCCACACCCACTGAGAGAGGACAGAGCTGGGCGActctctttctcctgtttctaAAACCCCCAAACTGTAAACACCCTAACCcagttctcttcctccttctgatCCCTCTCCCCACCTATTCCCCTGGTAGCCCCAGCTAAACTCCCATATGGTCACTTCACTTTCTCTCGCTTCTCCAAGTCCCGGGGTACCTTCAGGGCCCACCCTTCCTCGGGTTGCACTGCCATTCTCCATCTCCTTCCACCCCACCAGTCCTCCGCCGGGGACCTCCTTTCAGCCCTCCTCGCCACACCCTCTTCCTTGAAACCTGCCCTGCcacacacacgcactctctctcactaACTCACTCACTCCTTCAAGTCTCTCCAAAGACACCCCTCACTCTGGTCTTCTCTTACGACCACATGTCCTGATGTTTCCCTCTGAACCTCCCAAACCCTGTTGAGTCCCactgcccccttctctccctaCTTTCCATCAGCttgtcccccgcccccaacccccgtGAATAGTCTCAACTCCTGGGACCTCTTCTCTACCTTCCGGCCCTTTAGGCTGCTGAAACTTGCACTTCCACAAACTTTTCAGGGTCGAGCACAGAATTCTCATTACCCGCACTCACAACAACGGTCTTCCCCTCCGGAGGCCACCCCCAACAACGCGCGCACACTAAAGACTGCAcgtggggttgggtgggggtcAAGGAGAGAAGGGATTGGGGAGTCAAGACTGGAGTTGGGTCAAGGTGAGAGTTGCCTTCCAAGAATGGGGAGGCCGGCCTAGGAGCGAGAAGGTGTTCCTACCTTCACGAACAATTCAACCTGGGGTTGTTCTTCAGCCATGGTTGCGACGGGGACCAGGAAGCGGCTGTCGCTGGGGGAACTGGGAGGGGCTCGGGCCGGGGAAGGCGGGTCTCACGGGCAGGGATTCTCTCCCCCAGACTTAGGGCTGTCCCTTCTGCGCCACACAAGCCCGAAGAGACCCGCTCACACAGGACC
Coding sequences:
- the CLIC1 gene encoding chloride intracellular channel protein 1, with product MAEEQPQVELFVKAGSDGAKIGNCPFSQRLFMVLWLKGVTFNVTTVDTKRRTETVQKLCPGGQLPFLLYGTEVHTDTNKIEEFLEAVLCPPRYPKLAALNPESNTAGLDIFAKFSAYIKNSNPALNDNLEKGLLKALKVLDNYLTSPLPEEVDETSAEDEGISQRKFLDGNELTLADCNLLPKLHIVQVVCKKYRGFSIPEVFRGVHRYLRNAYAREEFASTCPDDEEIELAYEQVAKALK
- the DDAH2 gene encoding N(G),N(G)-dimethylarginine dimethylaminohydrolase 2, yielding MGTPGEGLGRCSHALIRGVPESLASGEGAGAGLPALDLAKAQREHGVLGGKLRQRLGLQLLELPPEESLPLGPLLGDTAVIQGDTALITRPWSPSRRPEVDGVRKALQDLGLRIVEMGDENATLDGTDVLFTGREFFVGLSKWTNHRGAEIVADTFRDFAVSTVPVSSSSHLRGLCGMGGPRTVVAGSSEAAQKAVRAMAVLTDHPYASLTLPDDAAADCLFLRPGLPGVPPFVLHRGGGDLPNSQEALQKLSDVTLVPVSCSELEKAGAGLSSLCLVLSTRPHS